The Heteronotia binoei isolate CCM8104 ecotype False Entrance Well chromosome 14, APGP_CSIRO_Hbin_v1, whole genome shotgun sequence genome has a window encoding:
- the LRRC36 gene encoding leucine-rich repeat-containing protein 36, protein MNYSSQGKHSLSYDELLSRNKQLSAKVDALTSELKQFKNQQDTISLLRESQKSLVSTNNLLMQQLNREQGPSSAKGALLSEKITASTKAPFLVRTSRHAPSSSAFDFSQLCSSQQLSSCPF, encoded by the exons ATGAATTACAGTTCCCAAGGAAAACATTCACTTTCTTATG ATGAATTGCTAAGTAGGAACAAGCAGCTGAGTGCTAAAGTGGATGCCTTAACTTcagaattaaaacagtttaaaaatcaaCAGGATACCATCAGCTTACTGCGAGAGAGTCAAAA GTCTCTTGTTTCCACAAACAATCTTCTTATGCAGCAGCTGAACAGAGAACAAGGCCCTTCCTCAGCCAAAGGAGCCCTTCTTTCGGAGAAGATCACTGCTTCCACCAAGGCTCCTTTCCTCGTGAGAACCTCCCGCCATGCGCCATCCTCTTCTGCCTTTGACTTTAGCCAGCTGTGCAGTTCACAGCAgctcagcagctgtcctttctga
- the LOC132582278 gene encoding uncharacterized protein LOC132582278, which produces MQKTLKSLQVDDAKRRHLLSHNPLDCDHKLLSSSPQAQTSMHSQVRRRARSSKGRLHVSFSEDSPSDFPHSEKERGRKLDLLDFGRGVSPTRRLNLNDTGKLNSHELARDLKLGSYECQCLASSTAHKELHKRLADDRKAADSGRNYSSKDAKEALAATWSSCGDFRGQYLQTGSDPESSLKHSSDAKLNSCFCPLSNSTFTSLGDFQSKCRSLLDEKPLEDSQPVSAPLSVARKGQESSVSRSLSPSRVEFKHSRSPTHCSKETNKEASALFRAVEQIGGQWNVSSWLFHIMTCLWAGN; this is translated from the exons ATGCAGAAAACATTAAAAAGCTTACAG GTAGATGATGCAAAGAGAAGACATTTACTGAGTCATAACCCCTTGGACTGTG ACCACAAGCTCCTTTCCTCATCCCCTCAAGCCCAAACTTCCATGCACTCCCAAGTAAGACGCAGAGCCAGATCTAGTAAAGGAAGACTTCATGTGTCCTTTTCCGAAGACTCCCCTTCAGACTTCCCTCACAGCGAAAAAGAAAGAGGACGGAAATTGGACCTGCTTGACTTTGGCCGAGGTGTTTCTCCAACCAGAAGACTGAATTTGAATGACACAGGGAAGCTGAACTCCCATGAGTTGGCCAGAGATCTCAAGCTGGGTAGTTATGAGTGTCAGTGTCTCGCATCTTCCACTGCTCACAAGGAGCTGCATAAGAGACTTGCAGATGACAGGAAAGCAGCAGACAGTGGCCGTAATTATAGCTCCAAGGATGCTAAGGAAGCCCTGGCAGCTACCTGGTCCTCTTGTGGGGATTTCCGAGGACAGTACTTGCAAACAGGCTCAGATCCTGAAAGTTCCTTGAAACACAGTTCAG ATGCAAAGCTGAACAGTTGCTTTTGTCCATTATCCAACTCTACTTTTACAAGCTTAGGGGATTTCCAGTCTAAGTGCAGATCTTTATTGGATGAGAAACCACTTGAGGATTCACAGCCAGTTTCAGCACCATTATCTGTGGCCCGGAAAGGGCAAGAATCTTCAGTCAGTCGCTCACTCAGTCCTTCAAGAGTGGAGTTTAAACACAGCAGAAGCCCTACACATTGCTCAAAAGAAACAAATAAGGAGGCAAGTGCTTTGTTCCGTGCTGTGGAGCAGATCGGTGGACAATGGAACGTGTCTTCTTGGCTGTTCCACATAATGACATGTCTCTGGG CTGGTAATTGA